A single region of the Octopus bimaculoides isolate UCB-OBI-ISO-001 chromosome 6, ASM119413v2, whole genome shotgun sequence genome encodes:
- the LOC106880736 gene encoding uncharacterized protein LOC106880736: MSQLCILSRKAYRLKNPLQPKKLILLIGIFIILFFFISSKFWQFNPDKQRMFRVIMNNYVIAERNYDKNTFPDLVGSFHFNDTNIGIAINETAHLSVTGNESLAIIYQSTISPTEKKLLLYVFQSFIDICRRHKIVFFLYGGSLLGSYRHHGIIPWDDDIDVFMNYSQRDTFYTVSQTVPGFQVSNPKTFQWKFFFRDVKTLKNQQFRWPYIDIFFFGENETSIFDFTYGKPRYKFIKKNIFPLKLRPFEGAMLESPCNPYLFLKFWYDVHMCSGNSFRHKTESVANAYWKKSVPCTQVHFMWPFVSRTKDKHSGMIKETLLFRNISQSHPFITKNC; encoded by the coding sequence ATGTCACAGTTGTGTATTTTGAGCCGGAAAGCTTATAGATTAAAGAACCCGCTACAGCCAAAGAAATTGATTTTGTTGATTGGAATTTTCATAATTCTATTTTTCTTCATCAGCAGTAAGTTTTGGCAATTTAACCCAGACAAACAAAGGATGTTTCGTGTAATTATGAATAATTATGTCATCGCTGAAAGAAACTACGATAAAAACACGTTTCCCGATCTTGTTGGAAGTTTTCACTTTAATGATACTAACATCGGCATTGCTATCAATGAAACTGCCCATTTATCAGTGACAGGAAACGAATCCTTGGCTATTATTTACCAAAGCACCATTAGCCCTACAGAGAAGAAGCTCCTTTTGTATGTCTTTCaatcttttattgatatttgtcGGCGTCACAAAATTGTATTTTTCTTGTACGGTGGTTCACTTTTAGGATCTTATCGTCATCATGGTATCATTCCTTGGGACGATGATATTGACGTTTTTATGAATTATTCCCAGAGGGACACATTTTACACTGTATCACAGACAGTGCCTGGCTTTCAAGTGTCCAATCCAAAGACATTTCAATGGAAATTTTTCTTCAGAGATGTTAAGACTTTGAAAAATCAACAATTCCGTTGGCcttacattgatatatttttctttggagAAAATGAGACATCGATCTTTGACTTCACATACGGTAAGCCTAGATATAAAtttatcaagaaaaatattttcccattaaaACTTCGACCGTTCGAAGGGGCTATGCTTGAATCGCCTTGTAATCCATATTTGTTCCTAAAATTTTGGTATGATGTTCATATGTGCTCTGGAAACTCTTTCAGACACAAAACAGAGTCAGTAGCTAATGCTTATTGGAAGAAGTCGGTTCCATGTACCCAAGTACACTTTATGTGGCCGTTTGTTTCCCGCACCAAGGACAAGCATTCTGGAATGATAAAGGAGACCCTACTCTTCAGGAACATTAGCCAATCTCATCCGTTCATCACTAAAAActgttaa